One window of Fusobacterium polymorphum genomic DNA carries:
- a CDS encoding phage major capsid protein, with protein MKKSIEMKKELEEMRNEIKALKDEGKIEDAHTKLTAFKELENKIKEVETEEALEAMGNKKVEITNDMNVNVLFNRVLKGKSITDEERQFLNAVGTPGQVEATDGKGGYLVPIEQFEKIKELKRERVELKALCNVVSVKSLSGNMPIEKGGDGELISFEELNTLNKSDIDFGQVSYKTKDYGDIIPVSNSLLADETANLTAHIGKRFAKKAVNTENKKILDILKTLTPKTIADYTGINTALNVDLDPAISANAIILTNQSGFNFLDNLTDKQNRPLLEVNLQNTTQKMFKGRKIIVLKDTVLPMNTTKAPVFVGDMSEFITFFDREGLELALSTEAGFNMNATFIRAIERFDVAKVDGEAMVYLELATK; from the coding sequence ATGAAAAAATCAATAGAAATGAAAAAAGAATTAGAAGAAATGAGAAATGAAATAAAAGCACTTAAAGATGAGGGTAAGATTGAAGACGCTCACACAAAATTGACTGCATTTAAAGAATTAGAAAATAAAATAAAAGAAGTTGAAACAGAGGAGGCATTAGAAGCTATGGGAAACAAAAAAGTAGAAATTACAAATGATATGAATGTTAATGTATTATTTAATAGAGTTTTAAAAGGGAAATCAATCACTGATGAGGAAAGACAGTTTTTAAATGCTGTTGGTACTCCGGGTCAAGTTGAAGCAACTGATGGTAAAGGTGGATATTTAGTACCAATAGAACAATTTGAAAAAATTAAAGAATTAAAAAGAGAAAGAGTTGAATTAAAGGCTTTATGTAATGTTGTAAGTGTTAAATCTTTATCAGGTAATATGCCGATTGAAAAGGGTGGAGATGGAGAATTAATTTCATTTGAGGAGTTAAACACTTTAAATAAATCAGATATAGATTTTGGTCAAGTATCTTATAAAACAAAAGATTATGGAGATATTATCCCAGTATCAAACTCATTACTTGCTGATGAAACAGCTAATTTAACAGCACATATTGGTAAAAGATTTGCTAAAAAAGCTGTAAACACTGAAAACAAAAAGATATTAGATATATTAAAAACTTTAACACCAAAAACAATAGCTGACTACACTGGAATAAATACAGCATTAAATGTAGACCTTGACCCAGCAATATCAGCAAACGCAATTATCTTAACTAACCAATCAGGGTTTAATTTCTTAGATAATTTAACTGATAAACAAAATAGACCTTTACTAGAAGTAAATTTACAAAATACAACTCAAAAAATGTTTAAAGGTAGAAAAATCATAGTTTTAAAAGACACAGTTTTACCAATGAACACTACAAAAGCACCAGTGTTTGTAGGAGATATGAGTGAATTTATCACATTCTTTGATAGAGAGGGATTAGAATTAGCTTTATCAACTGAGGCAGGATTTAACATGAATGCTACATTTATAAGAGCAATTGAAAGATTTGATGTTGCTAAGGTTGATGGTGAGGCTATGGTTTACTTAGAATTAGCTACAAAATAG
- a CDS encoding phage tail protein — translation MSKTVGVILSLRDKFTSPLHKVNEKLGTTKKKLKDASRSVSKFTNAIKSGMKTVAKWSAIGFGALTAGATLFIKQSIDGAKEKLKADKLLETNLMKQANASKEHIQMLKNEAGALQDLGVVGDDVAVAGASRLAVFKMNADQIKKTMPLLDDMIAYDKGLNGTQEDAIGIAELYGKAINGKVNALKKYGVVLTANEEKLFKIMSAEQRIEFINKKLEKSIGGTNKALRETDEGKIVAMKGAFGDMQAELGKKLIPKLANLAEWFHSKIPAIQDYILRLADKFEEMYNNAKPYIVKVKELLGKIFEKLKPALTEVWNILTEVGAFAIDLANKIIDNWNWIAPIVTGVAVAFGVYKTAMIIASAKTLLFNGIMVVTNFLLNANPIGLVVLSIGALIGALVAIYKNWDKFKKKVQELWDKLDKNPLGKVLKFIIKFGNPVGVMINLFLFLKDVITQNWDTIKSFAMTLWDGLAGAFNYVKDVILGVCKVVGGIFTAIWDGVIDVLGVLRDAFFKVSDFITGVFMSAWDSLMKALDVVLHPIETAKNAFGGLINLFLFFKRVITENWDTIKGFGEYIWDGLVGAFNYVKDVISGVCTIVGGIFTAVWDGVISALDKLKAGFNKVTDFITGVFQSAWDSLIKALDMVLHPIETAKKAFGGLIDKLKFWNNTKAEDKTININEVKKTDNIGGSNKTGITTTTVKNPRHALGTAYFKGGVTGINEGGRNETAILPAGTQILSHEQGKSLNNNKSISVTINIDGNFIGEREQMEKYAEYTANKILGTLGNM, via the coding sequence ATGTCGAAGACGGTTGGTGTAATTCTTAGTTTAAGAGATAAATTTACAAGCCCTTTACATAAAGTAAATGAAAAATTAGGAACAACTAAAAAGAAGTTAAAAGACGCTAGTAGGTCAGTTAGTAAATTCACTAATGCAATAAAAAGTGGAATGAAAACAGTTGCTAAATGGAGTGCTATTGGTTTTGGTGCTTTGACTGCTGGTGCAACTTTATTTATAAAACAATCAATTGATGGTGCAAAAGAAAAATTAAAAGCTGACAAATTATTAGAGACTAACTTGATGAAACAAGCTAATGCTAGTAAAGAGCATATACAAATGCTTAAAAATGAGGCTGGTGCTTTACAAGACTTAGGTGTCGTTGGTGATGATGTTGCTGTTGCAGGTGCAAGTAGATTAGCTGTATTTAAGATGAATGCAGACCAAATTAAAAAGACAATGCCTTTACTTGACGATATGATTGCATATGATAAAGGGTTAAATGGGACACAAGAGGACGCAATAGGTATAGCTGAACTATATGGGAAAGCAATTAATGGTAAAGTCAATGCCTTAAAGAAATATGGAGTCGTATTAACTGCAAATGAAGAAAAATTATTTAAAATTATGAGTGCAGAACAAAGAATTGAGTTTATCAATAAAAAATTAGAGAAGTCTATTGGTGGAACGAATAAAGCACTAAGAGAAACTGATGAGGGTAAAATCGTTGCAATGAAAGGTGCTTTTGGTGATATGCAGGCTGAACTTGGTAAGAAATTAATACCTAAACTTGCAAATTTAGCTGAGTGGTTTCACAGTAAGATACCTGCTATTCAGGATTATATTTTGAGATTAGCTGATAAATTTGAAGAAATGTACAATAATGCTAAACCATATATAGTTAAAGTTAAAGAATTATTAGGTAAAATATTTGAGAAATTAAAACCAGCATTAACGGAGGTTTGGAATATATTAACTGAAGTTGGTGCATTTGCAATAGATTTAGCTAATAAAATTATTGATAATTGGAATTGGATAGCACCTATTGTAACTGGTGTAGCTGTTGCTTTTGGAGTATATAAAACAGCAATGATAATAGCTAGTGCTAAAACTTTACTTTTCAATGGAATTATGGTTGTGACTAATTTTCTTTTAAACGCCAATCCGATTGGTCTTGTAGTATTGTCAATAGGTGCATTAATAGGTGCATTAGTTGCTATTTATAAAAACTGGGATAAATTTAAAAAGAAAGTACAAGAGTTATGGGATAAATTAGATAAAAACCCATTAGGTAAGGTACTTAAATTTATAATTAAGTTTGGTAATCCTGTGGGTGTGATGATTAATCTATTCTTATTTTTAAAAGATGTAATTACTCAAAATTGGGATACTATAAAAAGTTTTGCTATGACTTTATGGGATGGTTTAGCTGGTGCATTTAACTATGTTAAAGATGTTATTTTGGGAGTTTGTAAAGTTGTTGGTGGAATATTTACTGCTATATGGGATGGAGTAATTGACGTATTAGGTGTATTGAGAGACGCATTTTTTAAAGTATCTGATTTTATAACAGGTGTCTTTATGAGTGCTTGGGATAGTTTAATGAAAGCATTAGATGTTGTATTACATCCTATTGAAACAGCAAAAAATGCTTTTGGTGGATTGATTAATTTATTCTTATTTTTTAAGAGAGTGATTACGGAAAATTGGGATACTATTAAGGGGTTTGGTGAATATATATGGGATGGTTTAGTTGGTGCATTTAATTATGTAAAAGATGTTATATCAGGAGTTTGTACTATTGTAGGTGGTATTTTTACTGCTGTATGGGACGGAGTTATAAGTGCATTGGATAAATTAAAAGCTGGTTTTAATAAGGTAACAGATTTTATAACTGGAGTATTCCAATCAGCTTGGGATAGCTTAATAAAAGCACTAGATATGGTCTTACACCCAATCGAAACCGCAAAAAAAGCCTTTGGTGGACTAATAGATAAGTTAAAATTTTGGAATAACACAAAAGCTGAAGATAAAACTATTAATATCAATGAAGTCAAGAAAACAGATAATATTGGTGGAAGTAATAAAACTGGAATAACTACAACTACAGTTAAAAACCCTCGTCACGCACTAGGTACTGCTTATTTTAAAGGTGGAGTAACAGGAATAAATGAGGGTGGAAGAAATGAAACAGCTATATTACCAGCTGGGACACAAATTTTATCTCACGAGCAAGGAAAATCATTAAATAATAATAAATCTATAAGTGTGACTATTAATATTGATGGGAATTTTATTGGAGAAAGAGAACAAATGGAAAAATATGCCGAATATACAGCCAATAAAATATTAGGGACATTAGGTAATATGTAG
- a CDS encoding phage tail tube protein, which produces MFNKMDKNKIIRGSFGAVWFDGQEVGSVKSFEAKITLDYEDVDIMGDLGKHKRYMGYSGEGTMTLHKIDSSIAKLIGDAIRSGNMPDFTIVAKLDDPSSYGAERVELTGVTINELMALKFENKSLREEEVPFSFSHYRFIELI; this is translated from the coding sequence ATGTTTAATAAAATGGATAAAAACAAGATTATAAGAGGGTCTTTTGGTGCTGTATGGTTTGATGGTCAGGAAGTTGGGTCAGTAAAATCATTCGAGGCTAAAATAACCTTAGATTATGAAGACGTTGACATTATGGGAGATTTAGGAAAACATAAAAGATATATGGGTTATAGTGGAGAGGGTACAATGACACTACATAAAATAGATAGCTCAATAGCCAAATTAATTGGTGACGCTATAAGAAGTGGTAATATGCCTGATTTCACAATAGTTGCTAAATTAGATGACCCAAGTTCGTATGGTGCTGAAAGAGTTGAATTAACTGGTGTAACTATTAATGAACTAATGGCATTAAAATTTGAAAACAAAAGTTTAAGAGAGGAAGAAGTACCATTTTCTTTTTCACATTATAGATTTATTGAATTAATTTAA
- a CDS encoding head-tail connector protein, translated as MDNLLTLNEAKNYLRIDYDDDDLLLQSLLVATMDYLRDSIDNFDKKVEKEKFKSRAKILACVLLQDWYDNREHAESKDFSYTVRSMMTQLQVGGNYD; from the coding sequence ATGGATAACCTTTTAACTTTAAACGAGGCTAAAAATTATCTAAGAATTGATTATGATGATGATGATTTGTTGTTGCAATCGCTATTGGTTGCAACGATGGATTATCTAAGAGATAGTATAGATAACTTTGACAAAAAAGTTGAAAAAGAAAAATTTAAAAGTAGAGCTAAAATACTTGCTTGTGTGTTATTACAAGACTGGTATGATAACAGGGAACACGCTGAAAGTAAAGATTTTAGTTATACGGTAAGAAGTATGATGACACAATTGCAAGTTGGTGGTAATTATGATTAA
- a CDS encoding phage terminase small subunit P27 family produces MSRSRKIIDVSTGKIGKEKIKARKEAEKKLKAERDDLVAPDWLSENAKAEFDRVVSECDKINILDNLDLGVLAIYCNAYDGYIETSKKLEIEGVVKKKQTKTGELEFINPLVNVQEKYVKYIMQSSTKLGLATTDRLKLIVPVKEEQPENKFITMLKERQA; encoded by the coding sequence ATGAGTAGAAGTAGAAAAATTATAGATGTGAGTACAGGAAAAATAGGAAAAGAAAAAATAAAAGCAAGAAAAGAAGCAGAAAAGAAATTAAAAGCTGAAAGAGATGATTTAGTTGCACCTGATTGGTTGAGTGAAAATGCTAAGGCTGAATTTGATAGAGTTGTTAGTGAATGTGACAAGATTAACATTTTAGATAATTTAGACTTAGGTGTACTTGCTATTTATTGTAATGCTTATGATGGTTACATAGAAACAAGTAAAAAATTAGAAATTGAGGGTGTAGTTAAAAAGAAACAGACAAAAACTGGTGAATTAGAATTTATAAATCCATTAGTAAACGTGCAAGAAAAATATGTGAAGTATATAATGCAATCCTCAACTAAATTGGGGTTAGCGACTACTGATAGACTAAAATTGATTGTCCCTGTTAAAGAAGAACAACCTGAAAATAAATTTATTACAATGCTAAAAGAAAGACAAGCATAG
- a CDS encoding HK97 gp10 family phage protein — translation MDGFTTDELDELEKEVLRLAKKYPNETKKFLQKQGNKLKGVAKKIAKSKVKIKTGNYMKGFKRGKYYKWNGEDDCIRVYNYMPHAHLIENGHIIKDRTGKEHGFKKGYFILAQAHNDFYDEFVKSTDDFVGEVIKNGGF, via the coding sequence ATGGATGGGTTTACAACAGATGAATTAGATGAGCTTGAAAAAGAAGTTTTAAGACTTGCTAAGAAATATCCAAATGAAACAAAAAAGTTTTTACAAAAGCAAGGTAATAAATTAAAAGGTGTTGCTAAAAAAATTGCTAAAAGCAAAGTAAAGATAAAAACTGGTAATTATATGAAAGGTTTTAAACGTGGTAAATATTATAAATGGAATGGTGAGGATGATTGCATAAGAGTTTATAACTATATGCCTCATGCACATTTGATTGAAAACGGACACATAATTAAAGATAGAACTGGTAAAGAACACGGATTTAAAAAAGGATATTTCATATTAGCACAAGCACACAATGATTTTTATGACGAATTTGTAAAATCTACTGATGATTTTGTGGGTGAAGTTATAAAAAATGGAGGTTTTTGA
- a CDS encoding head maturation protease, ClpP-related translates to MDKKWLRVENKADITEIYINGDIVSDSDNDGFYEFFDLENPNVYPLDVANALKEAGEVHVHINSYGGDVFAGVAISNMLKNHKGKTIAYVDGLSASSASIIAFGCKEIVIPDNAYLMIHRVSCGMFGNADDFLKQIEVMEKIEDGIINTYMEKAIEGVTREQIYDLMKSETWFTGKDCLNYFNIKVDNSPIYLNKVDTKQKYKHIPEAINNSIKDMELARLEKMKKEIDLELSIGG, encoded by the coding sequence GTGGATAAGAAATGGTTGAGAGTTGAGAATAAAGCAGATATTACTGAAATTTATATCAATGGAGATATAGTTAGTGATAGTGATAATGATGGTTTTTATGAATTTTTTGATTTAGAAAACCCAAATGTGTATCCGTTGGATGTTGCTAATGCTTTAAAAGAAGCAGGAGAAGTACACGTACATATTAATTCTTATGGTGGTGATGTATTTGCAGGGGTTGCTATATCAAATATGCTTAAAAATCATAAAGGTAAAACTATTGCTTATGTAGATGGGTTATCAGCTAGTTCAGCGTCTATTATTGCTTTCGGTTGTAAGGAAATAGTAATACCTGATAATGCTTATCTTATGATACATAGAGTAAGTTGTGGAATGTTTGGTAATGCTGATGATTTTTTAAAGCAAATAGAAGTAATGGAAAAAATTGAGGATGGAATTATAAATACGTATATGGAAAAAGCTATTGAGGGTGTAACAAGAGAACAAATATACGATTTAATGAAATCTGAAACGTGGTTTACTGGTAAGGATTGTTTAAATTATTTCAATATAAAAGTTGATAATAGTCCTATTTACTTGAATAAAGTAGATACAAAACAAAAATATAAACATATCCCTGAGGCTATAAATAATAGTATTAAAGATATGGAATTGGCAAGATTGGAAAAAATGAAAAAAGAGATAGATTTAGAGCTATCAATAGGAGGTTAA
- a CDS encoding terminase large subunit — translation MIDRTTAYAKMVVSGKKITGRKEYLACKRHLDDLKNKKFDYKFDVDEAEFAINFANSLIMKDGRELKTRGFQEFIIGSLHGWKKKKTGDRRFREAYLQVGRRNGKSFLSGIESTLFSTTIGIKERIFCAATKQDQANIVWDEIRNFIESDKDLSELFKVKEHNRTIQNIVTGSVIKALSKDTKGMDGFGNILAICDELHAHPNNQIYKLLLDGQADVDNALTLAITTAGFNLNSFCYEHYKFCEKILEGVIQKDTLFIFICEMDKDDDIWDWRNWLKANPYHLYEEDGITPNKKKIEIITQKAIDAKEKGGAELTNFLTKQLNRWVTTGTGQYINLEKLENCGSDLTLADMQGKSCYLGFDLSKGGDLTSIALIFPLEDGKIYVYSHSFMPELRLEEHKKTDDVPYQTWVNRGLLTLTSGAFGTKTDYKYIISHLKEIIEKYDLTILECGYDAHNAGSFLSDLDFLGCDLTEVKQSAKSLNDATVDFALSIDAKQVMYDKKNELLKWSIGNATTTMNSFGEIKIDKQLKKKRIDPVDAIIDGWKIMLLNKETNINNDELVENWLNSFGKGGGNE, via the coding sequence ATGATAGATAGAACAACTGCTTATGCCAAAATGGTAGTAAGTGGAAAAAAAATAACAGGGAGAAAAGAGTATTTAGCTTGTAAAAGACACCTTGATGACCTTAAAAACAAAAAGTTTGATTATAAATTTGATGTTGATGAGGCTGAATTTGCTATTAATTTTGCTAATAGTTTAATAATGAAAGATGGTAGGGAATTAAAGACAAGGGGTTTTCAAGAGTTTATTATAGGAAGTTTGCACGGTTGGAAGAAGAAAAAGACAGGTGATAGGCGTTTTAGAGAGGCTTATTTACAGGTTGGTAGAAGAAATGGAAAAAGTTTTTTAAGTGGAATTGAAAGTACATTGTTTAGTACAACTATTGGTATAAAGGAACGTATATTTTGTGCAGCCACAAAACAAGACCAAGCTAACATTGTATGGGATGAGATACGGAATTTTATTGAGAGTGATAAAGATTTAAGTGAGTTATTTAAAGTTAAAGAACATAATAGAACAATACAAAATATAGTAACTGGTAGTGTTATAAAAGCATTGAGTAAAGACACAAAAGGTATGGATGGTTTTGGTAATATCCTTGCGATATGTGATGAATTACATGCTCACCCAAATAACCAAATATACAAATTACTTTTAGACGGTCAAGCTGATGTTGATAATGCTTTAACACTTGCAATCACAACTGCTGGTTTTAATTTGAATAGCTTTTGTTATGAACACTATAAATTTTGTGAAAAGATTTTAGAGGGTGTAATTCAAAAAGACACTCTTTTTATTTTTATATGTGAAATGGATAAAGATGATGATATATGGGATTGGAGAAACTGGTTAAAAGCTAATCCATACCACTTGTATGAGGAGGATGGAATAACACCTAATAAAAAGAAAATAGAAATAATCACACAAAAAGCTATTGACGCAAAAGAAAAAGGTGGTGCTGAATTAACAAATTTCTTAACTAAACAATTAAATAGATGGGTTACTACTGGTACAGGACAATACATTAATTTAGAGAAGTTAGAAAATTGTGGAAGTGATTTAACATTAGCTGATATGCAAGGTAAGAGTTGTTATTTAGGATTTGACTTATCTAAGGGTGGAGATTTGACAAGTATTGCTTTAATTTTTCCACTTGAAGACGGTAAGATTTATGTTTATAGTCACTCTTTTATGCCTGAGTTGAGGTTAGAAGAACACAAAAAGACTGATGATGTACCTTATCAAACGTGGGTTAATCGAGGTTTATTGACTTTAACAAGTGGTGCTTTTGGAACAAAAACAGATTATAAATATATAATTTCTCACCTAAAAGAGATTATAGAAAAATATGATTTAACTATTTTGGAGTGTGGATATGACGCTCACAATGCTGGTAGTTTTCTAAGTGATTTAGATTTTTTAGGTTGTGATTTAACAGAAGTAAAACAATCAGCTAAATCATTAAATGACGCTACTGTTGATTTTGCATTATCAATTGACGCCAAACAAGTTATGTATGATAAAAAGAATGAATTGTTGAAATGGAGTATAGGAAATGCTACCACTACAATGAATAGTTTTGGTGAAATAAAGATTGATAAACAATTAAAAAAGAAAAGAATTGACCCAGTAGACGCCATTATTGATGGTTGGAAAATAATGTTATTGAATAAAGAAACAAATATAAATAATGATGAGTTAGTTGAAAATTGGTTAAATTCATTTGGTAAAGGAGGTGGTAATGAGTGA
- a CDS encoding phage tail sheath C-terminal domain-containing protein — protein MGLPSIEIIFKQLAVTAVKRSQLGIVGLIVNEVGKNWTMKEYKTVIDINPDDYSAEVLPLVKDTFEYTPNKVLVFNNGAGTLADTLKIVAQERVNWIGLAYDGSSGDTATLVSWIKSVRKAGKTYKAVVFKATKPDNKGIVNLMNDKVTFVDSRGEVDGWQYIPSVLGMLAGLPMTRSATSFLCGNLKEVSIFNKIDDVIDKGGFCLYKDEGDIRVARGCTSLEEITQDETEDMKDIIIIESMDLMRDDIYSTFKKWIGKYKNKYDNQVLFFTAINAYFKELEREDILDKEYDNYSQVDVEAQRLAWLGVGKKEVEDWDDEKIKKLTFKKKVFMKANIKILNAVEDFKFTINMF, from the coding sequence ATGGGATTACCTAGTATTGAGATAATTTTTAAACAATTAGCAGTAACAGCTGTTAAGAGAAGTCAATTAGGAATAGTTGGACTTATAGTGAATGAAGTTGGTAAAAATTGGACTATGAAAGAGTATAAAACAGTAATTGATATCAACCCTGATGATTATTCAGCAGAGGTATTACCTTTAGTTAAGGATACGTTTGAATATACACCAAATAAAGTATTGGTTTTTAACAATGGTGCTGGAACATTAGCTGATACATTGAAAATAGTCGCACAAGAAAGAGTAAATTGGATTGGACTTGCTTATGATGGGTCAAGTGGAGATACAGCAACTTTAGTAAGTTGGATTAAATCGGTTAGAAAAGCTGGTAAAACTTATAAGGCAGTGGTTTTTAAAGCTACAAAACCTGATAATAAAGGAATTGTAAATTTAATGAATGATAAAGTAACTTTTGTTGATAGTAGAGGAGAGGTTGATGGTTGGCAATATATACCATCTGTTTTAGGTATGTTAGCTGGTTTACCAATGACTCGTTCAGCAACTAGCTTTTTATGTGGAAATTTGAAAGAAGTAAGTATTTTTAACAAGATTGATGATGTTATTGATAAAGGTGGTTTTTGCCTATACAAAGATGAGGGAGATATAAGAGTTGCGAGAGGTTGCACGTCTTTGGAAGAAATTACACAAGATGAAACTGAAGATATGAAAGATATTATCATAATTGAATCTATGGATTTAATGAGAGATGATATTTATTCAACATTCAAAAAGTGGATAGGTAAGTATAAAAACAAATATGATAATCAAGTGCTATTTTTCACAGCAATTAATGCTTATTTTAAAGAACTTGAAAGAGAGGACATATTAGACAAAGAGTATGACAACTATTCACAAGTAGACGTTGAGGCTCAGAGATTAGCTTGGTTAGGTGTTGGTAAAAAAGAAGTTGAGGATTGGGATGATGAGAAAATCAAAAAACTAACATTTAAGAAAAAAGTATTTATGAAAGCAAATATCAAGATACTAAATGCTGTTGAAGACTTTAAGTTTACTATCAATATGTTTTAA
- a CDS encoding phage head completion protein gives MINITKKLRHLVEVYGMSTTTNSLGENDSTPQLLKKAYCEIIPLNSSVKDGKANTENNQHQFKFTFRIKSIQGIKKDWFFLFEDLKYQVIYFNRDFKDNQFMEVFCIRTEE, from the coding sequence ATGATTAATATTACTAAAAAACTAAGACATTTAGTTGAAGTGTATGGAATGTCTACCACTACAAATAGTTTAGGAGAGAATGATAGTACACCACAGCTATTGAAAAAAGCATACTGTGAAATAATACCACTTAATTCAAGCGTTAAAGATGGTAAAGCAAATACTGAAAATAATCAACACCAATTCAAATTTACTTTTCGGATTAAATCAATTCAAGGTATAAAAAAGGATTGGTTTTTTTTATTTGAGGATTTAAAGTATCAAGTTATCTATTTCAACAGAGATTTTAAAGATAATCAATTTATGGAAGTTTTTTGCATTAGAACAGAGGAGTAA
- a CDS encoding phage tail terminator family protein yields MVKLSEILKAVNSKLNEACPNVTINSKDLSEGFSRPSFRTELDGLKTSAFMTTFKERHFTIRIYFFNSVIGKGREERLKVSEAIENAFLGSLKINDIFIIPVDEITFEETDDGVLIASFDSLTMEQINNDIDDYLMEELEYRFDKK; encoded by the coding sequence ATGGTTAAGTTAAGTGAAATATTAAAAGCTGTCAATAGTAAATTAAATGAAGCCTGTCCTAATGTAACAATTAATAGTAAAGACTTATCTGAGGGATTTAGTAGACCTAGTTTTAGGACTGAGTTGGATGGATTGAAAACAAGTGCTTTTATGACAACTTTTAAAGAGAGACATTTTACTATTAGGATTTATTTTTTTAATAGTGTGATTGGTAAAGGTAGAGAAGAACGTTTAAAAGTGAGTGAGGCAATAGAAAACGCATTTTTAGGCTCACTTAAAATTAATGATATTTTTATTATCCCTGTCGATGAGATTACATTTGAGGAAACAGATGATGGTGTATTGATTGCTAGTTTTGATAGCTTAACAATGGAACAAATAAATAATGATATAGATGATTATTTAATGGAAGAACTTGAATATCGTTTTGATAAGAAATAG
- a CDS encoding phage portal protein yields the protein MKNIFKRFFNKSEKTTQINNMNFKEFFGINVDNDLSEITYYTCLKVLSESVGKLSIHLKDNKNNRIVDHEALQKLKFAPNPFMTSTPMMTLLETWRNHHGNAYAYLSYDNRGRLVGIYPMHPQNVRILIDNVKLFSGEEKLYYEYNHNGKTYVFDSENVLHLKGGLSKDGIVGVSVRETLATTFNGVKASQKYLNTLYERGLTAKAVLKYTGDLSKEMQKKMLEAMEDFINTNNNPSGIFPLPLGMDLTPLDLKLSDTQFFELKKYTALQIAGAFGVKPNHLNDYDKSSYSNSEMQNLTFYVDTLLYILTLYEEEFNLKLLTEKERLSGLRFEFNVASILKGDLKTQAECITKFIQSGVYTINEARNLVGLPAVEGGDIIVMNGSYVRLEDIGIAYKKGGGTSG from the coding sequence GTGAAGAACATATTTAAAAGATTTTTTAATAAAAGTGAAAAGACAACACAGATTAATAATATGAATTTCAAGGAGTTTTTTGGAATAAATGTTGATAATGATTTATCTGAGATAACCTATTACACCTGCTTAAAAGTGTTAAGTGAGAGTGTTGGTAAATTATCAATTCACTTGAAAGATAACAAAAACAATAGGATTGTAGACCACGAGGCTTTGCAAAAATTAAAGTTTGCACCTAACCCATTTATGACCTCTACACCGATGATGACTTTATTAGAAACTTGGAGAAATCATCACGGAAATGCTTATGCTTATTTATCTTATGATAATAGGGGTAGATTAGTTGGTATATATCCAATGCACCCTCAAAATGTAAGGATTTTAATTGATAATGTTAAGTTATTCAGTGGAGAAGAAAAATTATACTATGAATATAATCACAATGGAAAAACATATGTGTTTGATAGTGAAAATGTATTGCATTTAAAAGGTGGATTAAGTAAAGACGGGATAGTTGGGGTTAGCGTTAGAGAAACATTAGCAACTACATTTAATGGAGTAAAAGCAAGTCAAAAATACTTAAATACTCTCTATGAACGTGGATTAACAGCTAAGGCTGTTTTGAAGTACACAGGAGATTTAAGTAAAGAAATGCAAAAGAAAATGTTAGAGGCAATGGAAGACTTTATAAATACAAATAATAACCCTAGTGGTATTTTTCCTTTACCTTTGGGAATGGATTTGACACCATTGGATTTAAAACTTAGTGACACTCAATTTTTTGAATTAAAGAAATATACAGCTTTACAAATAGCAGGTGCTTTTGGAGTAAAACCTAATCATCTTAATGACTATGATAAATCAAGTTATTCAAATTCAGAAATGCAAAACTTGACTTTTTATGTTGATACTTTGTTGTATATTTTGACTCTTTATGAGGAGGAATTTAATTTAAAGCTATTAACTGAAAAGGAAAGATTGAGTGGATTAAGATTTGAATTTAATGTTGCTAGTATTTTGAAAGGTGACTTGAAGACCCAAGCAGAATGTATTACTAAATTTATCCAATCAGGAGTATACACGATTAATGAGGCTAGAAACCTTGTAGGATTACCTGCTGTTGAGGGTGGAGATATTATTGTTATGAATGGAAGTTATGTACGATTGGAAGATATAGGAATTGCTTATAAAAAAGGAGGTGGCACAAGTGGATAA